The following is a genomic window from Episyrphus balteatus chromosome 1, idEpiBalt1.1, whole genome shotgun sequence.
tgtaaaaacgttttgtaatcaatatttttatttattattaaaattaagaacaaaattaaaaaaaagccattttttttattttgagaaaaatatttattttgaaagattatttttttattacgtACATAAAtagatttgtttgaaaaatgatgattttttgaaaaatttataggcataaccttaaaaaaacgtctctaattattttaaatttttttttctaaacaagttttaaaagcaagttttatgttatatttttgttaatttcatacttacaattaagttaaaaatagggaACGGTTCGTTATTctttatgtcaaaattctgtatgaccaaaattctgtatctgaataaaaaattctgtatggaCATAATTCTTAATAATAATTGGGGAGATACTTTAAAAGCTTTTTCTGTAAAGAAAATACCAGAAATCTTTActcaaaaattctgtaaatgataacaaaaatgttttgatagtgaaaaaaagtgcgcactttttttcaaagcttcaattttatgaaataaaatcgaattaaaaaaaaactaaatttgtaaattaaaaattaagaaaaaaaaaaacatatttccatttaaaatgtgTAAAAGCAGAAAATGTGaccctttattattttttttttttttttttcaaactagttttgaaaaatatgtaagTAATATCACTAAAGCTTACATCAAGTTTATAAAACGTTTTAACAGTTTTACTTgacttttattattataataaagaaaaaaaaattaatcttttgcaataagtattaaaatagtttttgatttttaactaagtttatttgttttggtaaatttttgaactttcgtTGCCTTTATTTGTAAATGATGAAAGAGCTGGAATAACTTCGCTTTCACCTCCAAGAGCTTGtatcaaaattatcaaatatgTAGTAGTGGCAGATATAATCTAAAATATTAATAAGATaatattgaatatatttttaaaataattatttgaaaacttacagaaaatatAACTGATCCGTCTAATGGAAAAAATCCTAAGACAGAAAATTCTGGATTATTAACTTGCATTTGTTGTGAAAACTGTGAAAACTATAAAGAAAAATTCTTAAgtgaaaaaaacatatttttttttaatttatgtccTAAAAACATACTCTTTCTCTAATTTCTTTGTCTTTAGAGtgtattataattttgttaacTATTTGTTGAGTTTTTCGGaactataatttaaaaaaaaaaaaaattaaaatatttttttaaattttatactattattaattaaatattaaatataatattcTCACTTACAACATGTTTTAATAGCGAAAATCCCAagacaacaaccaaaatattcAAGCTTGGTTGAATCAGGTGCTGTGCTAGATATGCAATACTTTCTTGCATAGGTAGTTtaaatgctgttttaaaaaaatattgaaaaataataaaaaaaaaaaaacaaaaaagttatccTTACCTGCCGGTGCAACAAAAACCGAAATCATAAAGTAAACGttaaaaagaattgaaat
Proteins encoded in this region:
- the LOC129907297 gene encoding putative gustatory receptor 28b — its product is MRTKIIPVDPYYLYDPKKEFSVKIDERLSTFKRRQALLKLNRPSNKFIDTRKNKKSSFQRFSKNSIFEKDIVSKDDLLPLIDSAMKLQQNAFEAAMFTNRSYDVQLALIFLEAFISILFNVYFMISVFVAPAAFKLPMQESIAYLAQHLIQPSLNILVVVLGFSLLKHVFRKTQQIVNKIIIHSKDKEIRERFSQFSQQMQVNNPEFSVLGFFPLDGSVIFSIISATTTYLIILIQALGGESEVIPALSSFTNKGNESSKIYQNK